The sequence GGTGCGGCTAGTGGTGGGCATTGCGGCAAAGTCCGACGAGCATTTGCAAATTCTCACCAACCTCACCCACGTGCTCGATGACCCGGCAGCGGTGCAAGTCCTGGCGGAAACAGACGATGCCCAGGTAATCTGCGATCGCCTCACCGGCAAGTCATCCCCCAACAAAACCCTGGATACCGAGGGCTTCGACCAGTTTGTCGATGTCACCATTGACGCGCCCACGGGGCTGCACGCTCGCCCCGCCACGGTGTTTGCTGATCTGGCGAAATCCTTTAGTGCCGAGGTGCGGGTGCGCTACGGCGACCAGGTGGCCAACGGCAAAAGCCTGATGTCGCTGCTGAAGCTGGGGGTCGAGCGCGATAGTGTGGTGCGGGTGCTGGCCAAGGGCAGCGACGCTTCCCAGGCGCTGAGTGCCTTGCAGCAGGCCGTAGAAGACGGGCTGGAGGAAGAGGAGGAAGCGGCGGCTAGTCCGGCGCTGGAACTGCCTGCCTTGGAATTGGAGAGTGATGCGATCGCTGGGGTGGCGGCTTCCCCAGGGCTGGCGATCGCCCCCCTGCACCGCTTTCGCCATACCAAACTCGAGTTTGCCGACACCGCTGCCGATGCTGCCGCCGAGCAGGATCGGTTGAGGGATGCGATCGCCCTCGCCGATATGGATCTCACCGAGCTGTACACCACGATTAAAGACCGATCCGGTAAGGCCAAGGCGGCGATCTTCCAGGCCCACCGCGAATTCCTCGCTGACCCCGAGCTACAGCAGGAGGCCCTCAACCGCATTCCCCCCAACCACAGCGCCCCCTGGGCCTGGCAGCAGGTGATCGAGGCCAAGGCGAAGGAACTAGAAGCGCTGGCCGATCCCGTTCTCTCGGGCCGGGCGGCGGACGTGCGCGACGTGGGCCAGCGGGTGCTGGCGCGGCTGGTGGGTGGGGGTGATGCCGGGGCGGGCCTGCCCGATCATCCGGTGATTTTGATTGCCGACGAACTGGCCCCCTCGGATACGGCAGGCTTAGACCCAGCCAAAATCCACGGGTTCTGCACGGCGGCGGGCGGGGCGACCAGCCACACGGCGATCATTGCGCGATCGCTCAACATTCCCGCCGTGGCCGGAGCTGGGACAAAAATTCTCGATCTGCCGGAGGGGGCGATCGCCATTCTCGACGGCGACGGGGGCCAGCTCTACGCCAACCCCACCGAGGCAGATTTGGCGAAGGCGAGGCAGGCGATGGGCGATCGCGCCCAGCTGCGCGATGTCGAACAGCAAACCCGGTTCCAGCCCGCCATCACCACCGATGGCCACCGCATAGAAGTGGTAGCCAACATTGGTGGGCCAGCGGAAGCCACCCAGGCGATGAATGCTGGGGCCGAAGGGGTGGGGCTGTTGCGGACAGAGTTCCTGTTTCTCAACCGCAGTGCGCCCCCCAGCGAAGAGGAGCAGTACGAGGCGCTACGCACCATGACCCAGGCTCTCAACGGCCTGCCGCTGATCGTCCGCACCCTCGATATCGGCGGCGACAAGCACGTGCCCTACCTCAACCAGCCCGCCGAAGACAACCCCTTCCTGGGCATTCGCGGCATTCGCCTCTGTCTAGAGCGCACCGACCTGTTTGAAACCCAGCTCCGTGCGATATTGCGGGCAGCGGGCGGCGGCTATATCCGCCTCATGTTCCCCATGATCGCCACCCTCGAAGACATTCGCGCCGCCAAGACCGTGCTGGAGTCGGTGCGATCGGCGACGGGCGGCCCTCCGGTGGAAATCGGCATGATGGTGGAGGTGCCCAGCGCCGTGCTGATGGCGGCGGAGTTTGCCCAGGAGGTGGACTTTTTCTCGGTGGGCACCAACGACCTCACCCAGTACCTGCTGGCGATGGATCGGGGTCATCCCACCCTGGCGAAGCAGGCCGATGCGTTGCACCCCGCCGTCTTGCGGGCGATCGCCCAAACCGTGCAGGGGGCCAAGCTCTCTGGCAAGTGGGTCGGCGTCTGCGGCGGGTTGGCGGGCGATGCCCAGGGGGCGATGATTCTCGCCGGGCTGGGGGTCAAAGAGCTGAGTATGGATATCCCCAGCATTCCTAAAGTGAAGGCGCGGCTGCGGGGCGCATCGATGAAGCAGATGCAGCGGCTGGCGCAGAAGGCCCTAGCCTGTCGCACCGCCGAGGAGGTGAGGGCGCTATGAGCTACCCCCCCAGTAACTCCCGGATCGCTACGGTGACGCTGAATCCGGCGATCGACCAGACCGTCTCGATTGCCAACTTCCAGGCCAATGCGGTCAACCGGGTCGATTGGAAACAGGACGATGCGGGCGGTAAGGGGGTGAATGTGGCCTCCTTTCTGGCCGAGGCAGGCCACCAGGTCAGCGTTAGTGGCTTTCTGGGCCGGGGAAACCATGCCCTATTTAAGTCGCTTTTTCACCAAAAGAGGATTGACGACCACTTTGTCTACCTGCCTGGCGAAACCCGCATCAACATCAAAATTGTCGATGATGCCCAGGGCCAGGTTACCGACATCAACTACCCCGGCCAAGCGCCCACCCACCAGGATGTGGCGACGCTCAAACAGACCATCCACGCCCTAGTCCAACACTGCGACTGGTTTGTGTTTTCGGGCAGCGTGCCAGCGGGCATGTCCACCGAAATCTACGACGAGCTGATTGGCCCGCTCAAGGCCCAGGACAAAACCGTGGTGCTCGATACCAGCGGCGACGCCCTGCGCTTTGGCCTGCCCGCCAAGCCTGATTTGATCAAGCCCAACCAGGCGGAACTGGAGGAGGTGCTGAATGTTCGTCTGTCTGGCCACGCCGAGATCGTCGCCGCCGCCCGTGAGCTAATTGGTTCCGGCATCAGGTATGTGGTGGTGTCGATGGGGGCCGAGGGGGCGCTGTTTATCGATCGCACCCAGGCCTTCCACGCTCAGCCGCCCCCCGTGGCGATCAAAAGCACCGTCGGCGCGGGGGATGCCATGGTGGCGGGCACGGTGGCGGGACTGGTCAGCGGCGAGTCGCTGCGCGACTGCGCCACCCTGGGCACAGCTTTCTCGATGGGGGCGCTGGGGGAGATCGGGCCGAGATTGCCAACCATGGAGAAGATCCAGGCCATGCGCAAGCTGGTGACAGTGCGGGAGGTGACGTGATCCCCGTAGGGTGCATTCGCGAAGCAATGCACCGTTTATAGACCGTGCCACAAGCCGTCAGTATTCCAATGTGGCGTGAATTGGTGCATTGCGGCTCGAAATTGGCCTAACGGATGCCTGGGTTGATTGGCCGCGAATGCACCCTACGACCTCTCACCCATCCACCCATCCATTCACCCATCCACCCATCCACTCTTAACT is a genomic window of Nodosilinea sp. E11 containing:
- the ptsP gene encoding phosphoenolpyruvate--protein phosphotransferase — encoded protein: MINLTAADVRLKATVHSKEDAICQVGELLVASGHIQPGYVDSMLARETQANTYLGNSIAIPHGQPAKRDLIVTTGIAVLQIPAGVEWNPGEVVRLVVGIAAKSDEHLQILTNLTHVLDDPAAVQVLAETDDAQVICDRLTGKSSPNKTLDTEGFDQFVDVTIDAPTGLHARPATVFADLAKSFSAEVRVRYGDQVANGKSLMSLLKLGVERDSVVRVLAKGSDASQALSALQQAVEDGLEEEEEAAASPALELPALELESDAIAGVAASPGLAIAPLHRFRHTKLEFADTAADAAAEQDRLRDAIALADMDLTELYTTIKDRSGKAKAAIFQAHREFLADPELQQEALNRIPPNHSAPWAWQQVIEAKAKELEALADPVLSGRAADVRDVGQRVLARLVGGGDAGAGLPDHPVILIADELAPSDTAGLDPAKIHGFCTAAGGATSHTAIIARSLNIPAVAGAGTKILDLPEGAIAILDGDGGQLYANPTEADLAKARQAMGDRAQLRDVEQQTRFQPAITTDGHRIEVVANIGGPAEATQAMNAGAEGVGLLRTEFLFLNRSAPPSEEEQYEALRTMTQALNGLPLIVRTLDIGGDKHVPYLNQPAEDNPFLGIRGIRLCLERTDLFETQLRAILRAAGGGYIRLMFPMIATLEDIRAAKTVLESVRSATGGPPVEIGMMVEVPSAVLMAAEFAQEVDFFSVGTNDLTQYLLAMDRGHPTLAKQADALHPAVLRAIAQTVQGAKLSGKWVGVCGGLAGDAQGAMILAGLGVKELSMDIPSIPKVKARLRGASMKQMQRLAQKALACRTAEEVRAL
- the pfkB gene encoding 1-phosphofructokinase produces the protein MSYPPSNSRIATVTLNPAIDQTVSIANFQANAVNRVDWKQDDAGGKGVNVASFLAEAGHQVSVSGFLGRGNHALFKSLFHQKRIDDHFVYLPGETRINIKIVDDAQGQVTDINYPGQAPTHQDVATLKQTIHALVQHCDWFVFSGSVPAGMSTEIYDELIGPLKAQDKTVVLDTSGDALRFGLPAKPDLIKPNQAELEEVLNVRLSGHAEIVAAARELIGSGIRYVVVSMGAEGALFIDRTQAFHAQPPPVAIKSTVGAGDAMVAGTVAGLVSGESLRDCATLGTAFSMGALGEIGPRLPTMEKIQAMRKLVTVREVT